A stretch of Xenopus laevis strain J_2021 chromosome 8S, Xenopus_laevis_v10.1, whole genome shotgun sequence DNA encodes these proteins:
- the pou5f3.2.S gene encoding POU domain, class 5, transcription factor 1.1, giving the protein MYSQQPFPTFAFNAGLVQDPANCHFGGYTGLGHPQPFSFAFSTLKSENGDSGVHGMGDCTTPVMPWNPLASFDHQGQMENNQQENPTRAQSPSLSDSRIKVKEEVVQESDSGEESPEPKYPSPPNPSLYYPNAWTGTPFWQVNPAPSSNSCSTNPMPSQTLLKNCSLPGNTTFPTPANQSPNTPVDCVVSSMESSRCSSTNSSNGAINERATTIPNGGIVDGGQSSDNEEEIPSESEMEQFAKDLKHKRVSMGYTQADVGYALGVLYGKMFSQTTICRFESLQLSFKNMCQLKPFLERWLVEAENNDNLQELINREQVIAQTRKRKRRTNIENIVKGTLESYFMKCSKPGAQEMVQIAKELNMDKDVVRVWFCNRRQKGKRQGMPTIEENDGEGYDVAQTMVSPPVGHYALQQVVSSQGYMTTPLSSTAPIYASAFHKNELFPQGVPHAMAMGGHIC; this is encoded by the exons ATGTACAGCCAACAGCCCTTCCCAACGTTTGCCTTTAACGCCGGACTCGTGCAGGACCCCGCTAATTGCCATTTTGGGGGTTACACAGGCCTAGGACACCCCCAGCCCTTCTCATTCGCCTTCTCTACGCTGAAATCGGAAAATGGAGACTCCGGAGTACATGGTATGGGGGACTGCACGACTCCTGTTATGCCCTGGAACCCCCTGGCATCTTTTGATCACCAAGGCCAGATGGAGAACAACCAGCAAGAGAATCCGACCAGAGCTCAAAGCCCGAGCCTCAGCGACTCCAGGATTAAGGTGAAAGAGGAGGTCGTCCAAGAATCTGACAGCGGGGAAGAGTCCCCAGAACCCAAATACCCCAGCCCCCCTAATCCATCTCTCTACTACCCCAACGCATGGACTGGCACCCCTTTCTGGCAAGTGAACCCAGCGCCAAGCAGTAACTCCTGCTCCACCAACCCCATGCCCAGCCAGACCCTTCTGAAAAACTGCAGCCTACCGGGAAACACCACCTTCCCCACCCCAGCCAACCAAAGCCCCAATACTCCAGTAGACTGTGTGGTCTCCAGTATGGAGAGCAGCCGGTGCAGTAGCACCAACTCTTCCAATGGGGCAATTAATGAACGGGCCACCACTATCCCTAATGGTGGGATAGTTGATGGAGGACAATCCAGCGACAATGAGGAG GAAATTCCCAGCGAATCAGAAATGGAGCAGTTTGCCAAGGATTTAAAGCACAAGCGAGTGTCCATGGGATACACACAGGCAGATGTTGGCTACGCCCTGGGGGTCCTGTATG GAAAGATGTTCAGTCAGACAACTATCTGTCGCTTCGAGTCGCTGCAGCTCAGCTTTAAGAACATGTGTCAACTCAAACCTTTCCTGGAACGCTGGCTGGTAGAGGCAGAGAACAACGACAACCTGCAGGAG TTGATCAACCGGGAGCAGGTCATTGCCCAAACACGGAAAAGAAAAAGGAGGACCAACATAGAGAATATAGTGAAAGGGACCCTGGAGAGTTACTTCATGAAATGTTCCAAGCCGGGTGCCCAGGAGATGGTGCAGATCGCCAAGGAACTCAACATGGACAAAGAT GTGGTCCGGGTCTGGTTTTGCAATCGGCGGCAGAAGGGCAAGCGCCAGGGAATGCCCACCATAGAGGAAAATGACGGCGAAGGCTACGATGTTGCACAGACCATGGTGTCGCCCCCTGTTGGACACTATGCGCTGCAGCAGGTGGTGAGCTCACAAGGTTACATGACCACTCCGCTCTCTTCAACGGCACCAATTTATGCGTCGGCTTTTCACAAGAACGAACTGTTCCCCCAAGGGGTTCCGCACGCAATGGCCATGGGGGGCCACATCTGCTGA
- the pou5f3.1.S gene encoding POU domain, class 5, transcription factor 1.2-like — protein MFNQQAYPSFTHNPALVPDGSGQYNLGTYTGTAGDHHQAQAFFSFSGVKSDYGDLGGQTTSVGHLSAWNPLTSLDSANQLGISGQGNPFKNLKREREDKEEKSESPEPKCSPPSLPPAAPIYTHAWNPNATFWSQVCSGGTTVASKPLLIPHQPGDKCDPESTNNIFTSSPDKSKESGISSLENSRCSSATSSSSGGINLGTLRSLSRGASDGLTSDSEEEAPNSGEMEQFAKDLKHKRITMGYTQADVGYALGVLFGKTFSQTTICRFESLQLSFKNMCKLKPLLRSWLHEVENNENLQEIISRGQIIPQVQKRKHRTSIEDNVRHTLENYFMQCSKPSAQEIAQIARELNMEKDVVRVWFCNRRQKGKRQVYPYNMETSGESYDATQLLTSPSQGPFQLPQVMPLQVFPTVPLGPNPAIYVPTYHKNDTFPQAMHHGIGMGNQGN, from the exons ATGTTTAATCAACAGGCCTACCCTTCCTTTACCCACAACCCGGCCCTGGTGCCAGATGGCAGTGGACAGTATAACCTGGGTACCTACACTGGCACGGCCGGGGACCATCACCAAGCTCAAgccttcttttctttctctggGGTGAAATCGGACTATGGGGATCTTGGGGGGCAAACGACTAGCGTGGGTCATCTTTCTGCCTGGAACCCCCTAACTTCTCTGGATTCTGCCAACCAGTTGGGCATCTCTGGCCAAGGGAACCCATTTAAGAATttaaagagggagagagaagacAAGGAGGAGAAATCGGAATCTCCTGAGCCCAAATGCAGCCCACCCTCTCTGCCACCCGCCGCACCCATCTACACCCACGCATGGAATCCCAACGCAACCTTCTGGTCTCAGGTCTGCTCAGGTGGGACCACGGTTGCGTCCAAGCCTTTACTCATCCCACACCAGCCTGGAGATAAATGTGACCCAGAGTcgacaaataacatttttacctcCAGCCCCGACAAATCAAAAGAGAGCGGGATCTCCAGCTTGGAGAACAGTCGCTGTAGCAGCGCCACCAGCAGCTCATCAGGTGGAATCAACCTGGGGACCCTGAGAAGCCTTTCCCGGGGAGCTAGTGATGGGCTGACCAGTGACAGTGAGGAG GAAGCCCCAAATTCTGGAGAGATGGAGCAATTTGCCAAAGATCTGAAGCACAAGAGGATCACAATGGGCTACACTCAGGCGGATGTTGGCTACGCACTAGGAGTGCTTTTTG GTAAAACATTCAGCCAGACCACCATCTGCCGCTTTGAGTCTCTGCAGCTCTCCTTCAAGAACATGTGCAAGCTGAAACCTCTGCTGCGGAGTTGGCTTCATGAGgttgaaaacaatgaaaacctcCAAGAA ATCATCAGCAGAGGGCAGATAATTCCTCAGGTTCAGAAGAGGAAGCACCGCACCAGCATTGAGGACAACGTGAGACACACCTTGGAGAACTATTTCATGCAGTGCTCGAAGCCCAGCGCGCAGGAGATCGCTCAGATTGCGAGAGAGCTGAACATGGAGAAGGAC GTGGTGAGAGTCTGGTTCTGCAACCGACGGCAGAAGGGGAAGCGCCAGGTGTACCCCTATAATATGGAGACTAGTGGGGAGTCTTATGATGCCACCCAACTCTTGACATCTCCCTCCCAAGGTCCTTTTCAACTACCCCAAGTGATGCCTTTGCAGGTTTTTCCGACGGTCCCTCTGGGTCCCAACCCTGCGATCTACGTTCCGACATATCACAAAAACGACACATTCCCCCAAGCAATGCATCATGGGATAGGCATGGGTAATCAAGGCAACTAA